The Methylomicrobium agile genome has a segment encoding these proteins:
- a CDS encoding DUF4143 domain-containing protein yields MIRRRLQTELEQLLAAYPAVALLGHPVCGQSWEGFVIENCLAVAPPHCKASFYRTSAGAECDLLITFPDQKTWTIEIKRNLAPTLSKGFYFAQSDIKPEASFVAYPGQETYPMNETVQAIGLINLIDQEK; encoded by the coding sequence ATGATTAGACGAAGATTACAAACCGAGCTCGAACAACTGTTGGCTGCTTATCCGGCCGTGGCGCTGCTGGGCCACCCGGTCTGCGGGCAAAGCTGGGAAGGCTTCGTGATCGAAAATTGCCTGGCCGTAGCGCCACCGCATTGCAAAGCCAGTTTTTATCGAACCAGTGCCGGCGCCGAATGCGATTTGCTGATTACCTTTCCCGATCAGAAGACTTGGACGATCGAAATCAAGCGCAATCTGGCGCCAACTTTGTCGAAAGGCTTCTATTTCGCGCAAAGCGATATCAAGCCGGAGGCCAGCTTTGTGGCCTATCCCGGACAAGAAACCTATCCCATGAATGAAACGGTGCAAGCCATCGGTTTGATCAATTTGATAGACCAA